The Malus sylvestris chromosome 12, drMalSylv7.2, whole genome shotgun sequence genome contains a region encoding:
- the LOC126592022 gene encoding expansin-A9-like, with the protein MIWSFILLSCSMICVHGVSVSLFGIFSRSVRFVLCFGVSFSLADLPRFTAGPWKQAHATFYEGGSGTFGGACGYHDVVQEGYGLETVALSNALFNNGLSCGACYEIKCVDEPQWCKPGNPILSVTATNNCPPNWNQASDNGGWCNPPREHFDIAKPVFFNIAEYKAGIIPVTYRRVPCQKKGGMRFTITGNPYFNEVLVWNVGGAGDIISVQVKGSDKLKWTAMSRMWGQRWVTGAKMVGESLTFRVEASDRRHSTSWHVAPKTWQFGQTFEGKNFR; encoded by the exons ATGATTTGGAGTTTCATTCTCCTAAGTTGCAGTATGATTTGTGTTCATGGAGTGTCAGTCTCCTTATTTGGTATTTTTAGTAGAAGTGTGAGATTTGTGTTGTgctttggagtgtcattctccttggctgatttg CCAAGGTTCACTGCTGGCCCTTGGAAGCAAGCTCATGCCACATTCTACGAAGGCGGCTCGGGAACGTTTGGCGGAGCTTGTGGTTACCACGACGTGGTTCAAGAAGGCTATGGCCTCGAGACAGTGGCTCTGAGCAATGCTTTGTTCAACAATGGGCTGTCATGTGGTGCATGCTATGAAATCAAGTGTGTGGATGAGCCCCAATGGTGCAAGCCAGGGAACCCTATTCTCTCTGTTACTGCAACCAACAATTGCCCACCAAATTGGAATCAGGCTAGTGACAATGGAGGATGGTGCAATCCGCCACGCGAGCATTTCGATATAGCCAAGCCTGTGTTCTTCAACATTGCTGAGTACAAGGCGGGCATTATTCCAGTCACGTACCGCAG GGTTCCATGTCAGAAGAAAGGAGGCATGCGATTCACAATAACTGGGAACCCTTATTTCAATGAAGTGTTGGTATGGAACGTGGGAGGAGCTGGGGACATCATCAGCGTGCAGGTGAAGGGCTCCGACAAGCTCAAATGGACAGCAATGAGTCGGATGTGGGGTCAGCGGTGGGTTACCGGCGCCAAGATGGTCGGTGAGTCACTGACCTTCCGAGTTGAAGCAAGTGATAGAAGACACTCAACTTCATGGCATGTTGCCCCAAAGACTTGGCAGTTTGGCCAGACTTTTGAAGGGAAGAACTTCCGATAG
- the LOC126593687 gene encoding uncharacterized protein LOC126593687: protein MVKSYLRYEQAVAFGVIVSVDSNITYGSSGKHLLAPALEKVGVWHVRQGVCTRTLIPAAASRGHSLSVTSIASSHTSMVASGYADGSIRIWDSDKGTCETTLNGHKGAVTALRYNKLGSMLASGGKDNDIILWDVVGETGLYRLRGHRDQVTDLLFLDSGKKLVSSSKDKFLRVWDLDTQHCMQTISGHHSEIWSIDSDAEERYLVTGSSDPELRFYTMKHEVIHEESISNIGENEIVNDGESSTKNKWEVLKLFGEVQRQSKDRVATVRFNKSGNLLACQVAGKTVDVFQVLDEAESKRKAKRRLHRKKEKKSAKGATEVMENGDTNHGAGEEGNSPVVMVPDVFKLLQTIRASKKICSISFCPNTPKSLLATIALSLNNNSLEFYSIESKATTKTHTIELQGHRSDVRSVTLSSDNTLLMSTSHNAVKIWNPSTGSCLRTIDSGYGMCGFIVPNSKYALVGTKGGTVEIIDIGSGTCIEVVEAHGGTVGSIAAIPNENGFVTGSADHDVKFWEYQVKQKSPQDSKHLTVSNVRTMKMNDDVLVVAVSPDAKYVLVALLDCTVKVYYMDTLKPFLSLYGHKLPVLCMDLSSDGDLLVTGSADKNLKIWGLDFGDCHKSIFAHADSVMAVQFVRNTHYMFSVGKDRLVKYWDADKFELLLTLEGHHADVWCLGISNRGDFIVTGSHDRSIRRWDRTEEPFFIEEEKEKRLEEMFESDLDNAFENKYAPTEEIPEEGAVALAGKKSKETITATDSIIDALDIAEVELKRIAEHEEEKSKGKVAELQPNVVLLGLSPSDYVLRALSNVQTNDLEQTLLALSFSDALKLLSFLKDWTSNPDKIELVCRVCTFLVQIHYNQLLSTLAARLVLSELEEIYPRVKECKDTIGYNIAAMEHIKQLRASKSGGLFQDAKSKLQEIRAQHSKSLEARTNTREENGRKRRRKSKNPSDVHVRLFDK from the exons ATGGTGAAGTCGTACCTGCGGTATGAGCAGGCGGTGGCTTTCGGTGTCATTGTCTCCGTCGATTCCAACATCACATACGGCAGCTCCGGGAAGCACCTTCTTGCTCCGGCCTTGGAGAAGGTAGGTGTGTGGCATGTACGGCAAGGCGTTTGTACCAGAACACTAATCCCTGCTGCTGCATCGCGGGGACACTCTCTATCTGTCACCTCCATCGCATCCTCGCATACTTCTATG GTAGCTAGTGGGTATGCTGATGGTAGTATAAGAATTTGGGATTCCGACAAAGGAACCTGCGAGACCACATTGAATGGACATAAAGGAGCTGTCACCGCTTTACGCTACAACAAGCTTGGATCTATGCTTGCATCTGGAGGAAAAGATAATGACATTATATTATGGGATGTGGTTGGTGAGACCGGCCTATATCGCCTCCGTGGCCATCGAGATCAG GTGACTGACCTCCTTTTCCTGGATTCTGGTAAAAAACTCGTCAGTTCCTCAAAAGATAAATTTTTGAGGGTGTGGGATCTTGATACCCAGCATTGCATGCAGACAATTAGTGGCCACCATAGCGAAATTTGGTCCATAGACAGTGATGCAGAAGAAAGATATTTGGTCACTGGGTCTTCGGATCCAGAACTTAGGTTTTACACAATGAAGCATGAAGTGATACATGAGGAATCCATTTCTAATATAGGCGAAAATGAAATTGTGAATGATGGAGAGTCATCGACCAAAAATAAATGGGAAGTTTTGAAACTGTTTGGTGAAGTTCAGCGACAAAGCAAGGATAGAGTTGCAACTGTGAGATTCAACAAGTCTGGTAATTTGTTGGCTTGTCAAGTGGCAGGTAAGACAGTAGATGTATTCCAGGTACTAGATGAGGCTGAATCAAAGCGTAAGGCAAAACGTAGGCTTCAccggaagaaagaaaaaaaatctgcaAAAGGGGCAACTGAGGTGATGGAAAATGGCGACACAAATCACGGAGCTGGAGAAGAAGGAAATAGTCCTGTGGTTATGGTTCCTGATGTCTTCAAGCTTCTTCAAACTATTCGAGCTAGCAAAAAGATATGCTCCATCTCTTTCTGTCCTAACACTCCAAAGAGTTTGCTAGCTACAATAGCTTTGTCTTTGAACAATAATTCATTGGAATTTTATTCGATTGAAAGCAAagcaacaacaaaaacacataCTATAGAGCTCCAAGGGCACCGGTCTGATGTCAGAAGTGTTACACTTAGCTCAGACAACACACTCTTGATGTCAACTAGTCACAATGCGGTAAAGATTTGGAATCCAAGCACTGGTTCCTGCCTTCGAACTATTGATTCTGGATATGGCATGTGTGGTTTTATCGTTCCTAATAGCAAGTATGCACTTGTCGGAACTAAAGGCGGAACAGTGGAAATTATTGACATTGGAAGTGGCACTTGCATTGAAGTAGTGGAAGCTCATGGTGGCactgttggctccattgcagcCATTCccaatgaaaatggttttgtcACAGGAAGTGCAGATCACGATGTGAAGTTTTGGGAATACCAAGTTAAACAAAAGTCTCCCCAA GACTCTAAGCACCTAACGGTGTCAAATGTAAGGACTATGAAGATGAATGATGATGTCCTTGTGGTTGCTGTCAGCCCTGATGCAAAATATGTTTTGGTTGCTCTGTTGGACTGCACAGTGAAG GTTTACTATATGGATACGTTGAAACCTTTCCTTTCCTTATATGGTCACAAGCTGCCTGTTCTATGCATGGATTTATCATCTGATGGCGATCTATTAGTGACTGGATCTGCTGACAAAAATTTGAAGATTTGGGGTTTAGATTTTGGTGATTGTCATAAATCCATATTCGCTCATGCTGACAG TGTCATGGCGGTGCAATTTGTACGAAATACACATTACATGTTTAGTGTCGGGAAAGATCGCCTAGTCAAATACTGGGACGCTGATAAATTTGAGTTGCTTTTAACTCTTGAGGGACACCATGCGGATGTTTGGTGCCTTGGAATTAGTAACCGTGGTGATTTCATTGTTACGGGATCTCATGACCGATCAATACGTCGTTGGGATCGTACTGAAGAGCCCTTTTTTATCGAG gaagagaaagagaaaaggtTGGAAGAGATGTTCGAGTCTGACCTCGATAATGCATTTGAGAACAAGTATGCACCCACGGAAGAAATTCCTGAAGAGGGAGCTGTGGCCTTAGCAGGGAAGAAATCAAAAGAAACAATTACAGCTACTGATTCAATTATTGACGCACTAGATATAGCAGAGGTAGAATTGAAGCGAATCGCCGAACATGAG GAGGAGAAAAGCAAGGGGAAAGTTGCTGAGTTACAACCAAATGTTGTTTTGCTTGGGCTCTCTCCATCTGATTATGTTCTTCGTGCCCTTTCAAATGTTCAGACAAATGATCTGGAACAGACGCTACTG GCTCTATCATTCTCAGACGCTTTGAAgctcttgtctttcttgaaggACTGGACTTCGAATCCTGATAAG attGAACTTGTTTGCAGGGTTTGTACATTCCTGGTGCAGATACATTATAATCAGTTACTTAGTACGCTGGCAGCCAGACTTGTGTTGTCAGAGTTGGAAGAGATTTATCCAAGAGTTAAG GAATGCAAAGATACTATTGGTTACAACATTGCAGCAATGGAGCATATTAAG CAACTGAGGGCTTCGAAATCAGGTGGATTGTTTCAAGATGCAAAATCAAAGTTACAGGAAATTCGTGCGCAGCATTCTAAGAGTCTAGAAGCAAGGACAAATACGAGagaagaaaatggaagaaagaggaggagaaagAGCAAGAATCCAAGTGACGTACATGTTAGATTGTTCGACAAATGA